A region of Polyodon spathula isolate WHYD16114869_AA chromosome 4, ASM1765450v1, whole genome shotgun sequence DNA encodes the following proteins:
- the LOC121314295 gene encoding chondroitin sulfate glucuronyltransferase-like, translating into MRLSSLLALFRPALPLILGLSLGCSLSLLTVSWTQGDTDEPCGDGLVNGGLFAGNQGHNTKGGNEAGGENEDFQPHIVPYYRDPNKLHKKVFRTRYIHTELGIRERLLVGILTSRATLTTLAVAVNRTVAHYFHKTFFFTGVRSPKIPHGMQVVAHGDDRPVWLMYETVRYLHQHFGGDYDWFYLAQDDTYTQAERLSQLVSHLSAGQDLYLGRAEEFIGGDEHARYCHGGYGYLLSRSLLARLQPHLDTCRNDILSVRPDEWLGRCIIDSLGLSCVEVHQEMQYRYFELGKNADPEREDSAAFKNAFTVHPVSDPTLMYRLHKRFSQIELERTNLQIQQLQLQIGNLSSLTPEGKAGTTWPIGINSPFKPKTRFEVINWEYFTEEHIYPCIDGAPKCELRGADQADVSDVVETAVKRLNEHYQPVLRFRKQRLLNGYRRFDPTRGMEYTLDLALEAFTQKGHSQVIAKRVGLLRPLSSIEIIPMPYVTEATRVQVILPVTAHEQDYVGNFLDMYVMNALDTHDNVLLTFLFIYEPFDAQMVSQNDVFAGIKSMIGEVEKRYADVKILWISVKTEVPSQVKLMDIISKKHPVDTLFFLASVWTEVNTDFLNRCRMNAISNWQVFFPIHFQEYSPAIVYRDQQPSVASSSAAESLKDGHFDRYVFEEACFYNADYMAARTKMAADILDNDEMLESMDVYEMFIHYSSLHVFRAVEPALMQKYIRRTCNPRFSEDIYHRCVLSNLEGLASRSHLAMALFEQEQANST; encoded by the exons ATGCGTCTGTCCTCCCTCCTGGCCTTATTCAGGCCTGCACTTCCTTTAATCCTGGGGCTTTCCTTGGGGTGCAGCCTCAGTCTGCTGACCGTGTCCTGGACACAGGGGGACACTGATGAACCCTGTGGGGATGGGCTTGTAAATGGAGGGCTGTTTGCTGGAAACCAGGGACACAACACTAAAGGTGGCAACGAGGCAGGTGGAGAGAATGAAGATTTCCAGCCACACATTGTTCCTTATTACAGGGACCCCAACAAACTGCACAAAAAGGTCTTTAG GACGCGGTACATCCACACAGAGCTGGGTATACGAGAGCGCCTTCTAGTGGGAATCCTGACATCACGGGCCACGCTGACCACGCTGGCAGTGGCGGTGAACCGCACGGTGGCACACTACTTCCACAAGACCTTCTTTTTTACAGGGGTTCGGAGCCCCAAGATACCCCACGGCATGCAGGTGGTGGCTCACGGGGACGATCGGCCTGTCTGGCTGATGTATGAAACGGTGCGCTACCTCCACCAGCACTTCGGGGGAGACTATGACTGGTTCTACCTGGCGCAGGACGACACTTACACGCAGGCAGAGCGGCTAAGCCAGCTGGTGAGCCATCTCAGCGCCGGGCAGGACCTGTACCTGGGACGCGCTGAGGAGTTCATTGGTGGAGACGAGCACGCCCGCTACTGCCACGGAGGCTATGGCTACCTGCTGTCCCGCAGCCTACTGGCCCGCCTGCAGCCGCACCTGGACACCTGCCGTAACGACATCCTGAGTGTGCGGCCCGACGAGTGGCTCGGCCGCTGCATCATCGACTCCCTGGGGCTGAGCTGTGTGGAGGTGCACCAG GAGATGCAGTATCGGTATTTTGAGCTTGGGAAGAACGCTGACCCTGAACGCGAGGACAGTGCTGCATTTAAAAACGCCTTCACAGTCCATCCCGTCTCCGACCCCACGCTGATGTATCGGCTGCACAAGCGCTTCAGTCAGATCGAGCTTGAGAGGACCAACCTTCAGATCCAGCAACTACAG CTCCAGATCGGTAACCTCAGTTCGTTGACACCAGAGGGGAAGGCAGGGACCACCTGGCCCATTGGCATCAACTCTCCCTTCAAGCCCAAAACCCGTTTTGAGGTGATTAACTGGGAGTACTTCACAGAGGAACACATCTACCCCTGCATCGATGGGGCTCCCAAGTGTGAACTACGGGGGGCAGACCAGGCAGATGTAAGTGATGTGGTGGAGACGGCTGTGAAGAGGCTGAACGAGCACTACCAGCCCGTCCTGCGCTTTCGCAAGCAGCGTCTGCTAAATGGCTACCGGCGCTTCGACCCCACACGGGGCATGGAGTACACCCTGGACTTGGCCCTGGAGGCCTTCACTCAGAAGGGACACAGCCAGGTGATAGCCAAACGGGTGGGCCTCTTGCGGCCGCTTAGCTCCATCGAGATCATCCCCATGCCCTACGTGACAGAGGCCACCAGGGTGCAGGTCATCCTTCCTGTCACGGCCCACGAGCAAGACTACGTGGGTAACTTCCTGGACATGTACGTGATGAATGCTCTGGACACCCATGACAATGTGCTCCTGACCTTCCTCTTCATCTACGAACCCTTCGATGCCCAGATGGTCAGCCAGAATGATGTCTTTGCTGGGATCAAGTCCATGATTGGCGAGGTGGAGAAACGATATGCAGATGTCAAGATCCTCTGGATCAGCGTCAAGACTGAGGTCCCCTCTCAGGTCAAACTGATGGACATCATTTCCAAGAAGCACCCCGTTGACACTCTGTTCTTTCTGGCTAGTGTCTGGACAGAAGTCAACACCGACTTCCTCAACAGGTGCCGGATGAACGCAATCAGCAACTGGCAGGTCTTCTTCCCTATCCACTTCCAGGAGTACAGCCCAGCCATCGTGTATCGTGACCAACAGCCCTCTGTTGCTTCCTCCTCGGCCGCCGAGTCGCTGAAGGATGGCCATTTTGACCGCTACGTCTTTGAAGAGGCCTGCTTCTACAACGCAGACTACATGGCTGCACGCACCAAGATGGCGGCCGACATCCTGGACAACGATGAGATGTTGGAAAGCATGGATGTCTACGAGATGTTCATTCACTACTCCAGTCTACACGTCTTCCGTGCTGTTGAGCCTGCTCTGATGCAGAAGTACATCCGCAGAACGTGCAATCCTCGCTTCAGTGAGGACATCTACCACCGCTGCGTGCTGAGCAACCTGGAGGGGCTGGCCTCCCGATCACACTTGGCTATGGCCCTGTTTGAACAGGAGCAGGCCAACAGCACTTAA